Proteins encoded within one genomic window of Sulfurovum sp. XGS-02:
- a CDS encoding WecB/TagA/CpsF family glycosyltransferase: MNETLDYIENAIDNNQHIIREDLNAAKVVWMKKDRDYAKLIIDANLINADGQSVVTASKWLGNPIKERVSGIDLMENLIRLAYKKGYTIFFFGAREEIVQTVVEKYSNEYSSSIIAGYRNGYFTTEDEAIIAEEIRQSGANIVFIGISSPLKEQFVHNYKNKMNVNLLMGVGGSFDVIAGKVKRAPLWMQRSGLEWFYRFLQEPRRMWKRYLYTNSMFIWLVFKEKLLKK, from the coding sequence ATGAATGAGACATTGGATTATATTGAAAATGCTATAGATAATAACCAACATATTATTAGGGAAGATCTAAATGCCGCAAAAGTAGTTTGGATGAAAAAGGATCGTGATTATGCAAAATTAATTATAGATGCTAATCTCATCAATGCAGATGGCCAATCCGTTGTAACAGCTTCAAAATGGCTAGGTAATCCCATCAAAGAAAGAGTTTCCGGCATTGACCTTATGGAGAACCTCATAAGATTAGCATACAAAAAAGGTTATACAATTTTTTTCTTTGGTGCCAGGGAAGAAATTGTACAAACTGTGGTTGAAAAATATAGTAATGAATACTCATCTTCTATCATTGCAGGTTATAGGAATGGTTATTTTACAACAGAGGATGAAGCAATCATTGCCGAAGAGATAAGACAAAGTGGTGCAAATATTGTCTTCATCGGTATCAGTTCACCTCTAAAAGAACAGTTTGTTCATAACTATAAAAATAAAATGAATGTTAACTTACTTATGGGCGTAGGAGGTAGTTTTGATGTGATTGCCGGTAAGGTAAAACGGGCTCCACTATGGATGCAAAGATCCGGATTAGAATGGTTCTATAGATTTTTACAAGAACCTAGACGGATGTGGAAAAGATATCTTTATACAAACAGCATGTTTATATGGTTGGTTTTTAAAGAGAAGTTACTCAAAAAGTAA
- a CDS encoding sugar transferase codes for MKELFAKLIFVCIDILIIFISLILAYLLRNLFADIFGGVDSYPLTNYTGFYTLYIVTMTLLAYEGIYNHRYDFWHESRVILKALLFSFLIISSYLAMTKSVQEYSRAVIIFSFLFMTLLLPLFKNICKKLLFKLGLWRRKAKIYSNDSFLKNEIFENHYLGYIDAKEDKPKTVFINSNNTDVDKLKHIIQQEMEQSHEVIFIPLVDEYDLTRSHIYGLSNTRTNLIVFQNRLKSRYRLWAKKVSDLSMSIIIFPLLVPIMLYIAYKIRKEEPGSSILFKQDRLGQNGKVFTCYKFRTMYEESDEKLRSYLEEHPEEVDFYNIYHKYQNDPRITKIGDTLRRTSLDELPQIFNVFKNEMSFIGPRPYMLNEKDKIGQDINTVLTVKPGITGLWQVSGRSDVDFHSRVELDVWYIRNWNLWMDLVILLKTVKTVLLKDGAQ; via the coding sequence ATGAAAGAACTTTTTGCTAAATTAATATTTGTTTGCATAGATATTCTTATCATATTTATCTCTCTTATCTTAGCATATCTACTACGAAACCTTTTTGCAGACATTTTTGGTGGTGTAGACAGCTATCCTTTAACCAATTATACTGGTTTTTACACTCTTTACATCGTTACTATGACTCTACTTGCTTATGAAGGAATATATAACCATCGTTATGATTTTTGGCATGAAAGTAGAGTCATATTAAAAGCTTTACTATTTTCTTTTCTGATCATATCTTCATATCTTGCCATGACAAAAAGTGTTCAAGAGTATTCAAGAGCGGTGATCATCTTCTCCTTTCTTTTTATGACTCTACTTTTACCTCTTTTTAAAAACATATGTAAAAAGTTACTTTTCAAACTTGGATTGTGGCGAAGGAAGGCAAAGATTTATAGTAATGACTCATTCTTAAAAAATGAGATATTCGAGAACCATTACCTTGGATATATTGATGCAAAAGAAGATAAACCTAAAACGGTATTTATTAACTCAAATAATACCGATGTAGACAAACTCAAACATATAATACAACAAGAGATGGAACAAAGTCATGAAGTAATCTTCATCCCGCTAGTAGATGAATATGATTTAACACGTTCTCATATTTACGGATTATCTAATACCCGTACAAATCTCATCGTATTTCAAAATCGTTTAAAGTCTCGATACAGACTATGGGCAAAGAAGGTTTCTGATTTAAGTATGTCCATTATAATTTTCCCTTTACTTGTTCCTATCATGCTCTATATTGCTTATAAGATACGAAAGGAAGAGCCTGGTAGTTCGATTCTTTTCAAGCAAGATAGATTAGGACAAAATGGCAAGGTATTTACCTGTTACAAATTTAGAACCATGTATGAAGAGAGTGATGAAAAACTAAGGTCATACTTGGAAGAACACCCTGAAGAAGTTGATTTTTATAATATTTATCACAAATATCAAAATGATCCCCGTATCACAAAGATAGGAGATACGTTACGAAGAACCTCTTTAGATGAACTCCCACAGATCTTCAATGTTTTCAAAAATGAGATGAGCTTTATAGGGCCACGTCCTTATATGCTGAATGAAAAGGATAAAATAGGCCAAGACATCAACACTGTACTCACTGTCAAACCGGGGATTACAGGTCTTTGGCAAGTGAGTGGACGCAGTGATGTTGATTTCCACTCTCGTGTGGAACTCGATGTTTG